Within the Gracilinema caldarium DSM 7334 genome, the region GCCTCTCTGGAGGCGCTGGAACCGTGGCCTTTCTTGCAGCCTTTGGTGAATTTACAGGGGCTTCCCTCGAAATTCGTCAGTACCTCCTCCTGGATTATCCTGGAGAATCTCTTTTTATAGAACATATCGAAAAAGAACTAACGAGGAAGCCTCATAGGGTGCTTGTATCCTATAACGGGAAAGCCTTCGACATCCCGCTGCTCCGCAGCCGTTTTATTCTGCAGGGACGATTATTGCCAGAAACGGATCATATCGACCTGCTTCCGCTTTCCCGGCTTCTCTGGACCGGTCTGGTCCCTTCTTGCTCACAGGCTAATCTTGAAGCCTTTGTGTTACAGAAGGGCCGTCAGGATGATATTCCTGGCGCCTTGGCCCCACAAATATGGTTTTCCTTCCTCAGAGAGGGGCCTCAGGGTGAAGCCCTTATGAATCTCCTTTCCGTTTGTCATCACAATCTGCTTGATATTCAGGGCCTGGCAGAACTGTTTACGCTTCTGCTCCACATTGGGTCAAGGCCCCTTGAGGTCCTGGAAACCATTCCCTTTAATCTGGACCGGCTTGCTCTCCTTTGGCCTGCAGGGGACCTCCAGCTAGCCATACTGCATGAGGCTGCACGGCGTGGTTCTGCCCGGGCGCTCTTTGCACTTGCCCGCTTGGCGCGGCAGGATAGTGACTGGGATGCATACCGTCGCTATTTAGAACAGATCCTCCAGGTTCCCTCTTCTGCGCCAGGGCTGTCTGCGTCTGCCCTGCGGCTTCGAGCAAGCATTGCCCTGGCTTCTTTTTACGAATGGAAAAAAGGGGACCTGGAACAGGCTGAGATGTATACGAGGCTTGCTCTGGGCTTGCTCGAAGCCGCAGGCGCCGAACGACGCAGGGCCGGCGCCAGAGGTCTTGCTCCTTCCATCAATATGAAGCTGGAAAAACGCCTCAAGCGGATTCTGGCAAAGCGGCAGAGATCCCCTTAGGAAGCGGTGTACCTACTAATGCGGTGCGCCCTTGGCATCTGTATGACCCCGGAAGCGGTGCGGATCCAGGAATGGGGCGTCGCATCTGGTAGGCCCCGATTAGGACAATTATGCGAACTTGCTTTTAATTTGGGCAAAGTAGTCGGCGGCTTCGTCGGCGGTTTCTATGGCCGCTTCGCCTTCATGGTATTCCACCAGGTGCTGGGGAATTTCTTCCAGGAAGGGTGAGTGACTACATTCTGCCAGGCTCTGAAGCCGGCGGCGTTTGCGGCAACTGGTGATAAAGAGTTTGTCCCGGGCCCGGGTTATGGCCACATAAAAGAGACGCCGTTCTTCCTCTATGTTGCCATCCCCTTCCTCCAGGCTCCTCGCGTGGGGAATGAGCCCATCCTCGGCGCCGGCGATGAACACCACGGGGAACTCCAGCCCCTTGGATGCGTGGATGGTCATCAGGTTAACCTTGCCCTTGCCCGCTTCTTCGTTGTCATCGTCCCGGGTTATAAGGCTTATCCGGTTCAGGTAGGGGAAGAGGGTGGGGTCAAAGTTGTCCGGGTCGTTTTCCCAGGTTTCGATGGACTGGATTAGGTGTTCGATGTTTAAAAATTTCCAGCGGGCAGCCTTTTCGTTTTTGTTATATTCGGTGACCAGGTAGCTCCAATAATCGATATTGTCCACCAGGGCCCGGACCTTTTTAGCCAGACCCCGTTTTCCGAGCATTTCGCCCCGGAAATATTCGATGAGGGTAATAAAACTTTCCACATCAACGCGGCCCTTTTCGGGAAATAGGGTGTCCTTGGCATAGCGAAGCTGGTTCATCGCATCCCAGACTGAGGTCTGATGCTGTTTTGCATGGGTGGTGATATGTTCGATGGAGCTTTTGCCGATACCCCTGCGGGGGGTGTTGATGATTCTGAGGAGGTTCACATCATCATCGGGATTTGCGATAACCCGGAGGTAGCTGATGATGTCCTTTATTTCCTTGCGCTGGAAAAAGCTGGTGCCCCCTGAGACCCGGTAGGGGATGTTTTCAGCCAGGAAGGCTTCTTCGATATGCCGGGTCATGGAGTTGGTGCGGATTAAAACGCCGAAATCATCGTACTTTAATTTTTCTTTCATCATGATGGAACGGATCGATTGGGCAATAAAGTCCGCCTCATCGCTCTCGTTTTCAGGATAAAAAATTTCTATCGGTTTGCCGCCTCCGTTGCCAGACCAGAGTTTTTTATCCTTTCGGTTTGTATTGTGGGAAATAACCCCATTGGCCGCTTCCAGGATGGTACTGGTAGAGCGGTAATTTTGTTCCAGCTTAATTTCCACCAGGTCCGGAAAATCCCGTTCAAAGTTCAGGATGTTTTCGTAATTTGCACCCCGCCAGGAATAGATGGATTGGTCGTCATCGCCGACGACGCAGACATTCCGGTCCGCCAGAAGATGCATCATGTGGTATTGGGTAAGGCTCGTGTCCTGGAACTCATCGACCATGATATAGCGGTACCGGTGGCGGTAGCTTGCAAGTACATCAGGATGTTCTTCGAAAAGCTGGATGGGCAATACCAAAAGGTCGTCAAAATCTACGGCATTGTATACCTTTAGACTGCTCTGATATTCCTTGTAGACCCGTTCATACTCGTCGTTAGCCCCATCTCCCCAGTGGTAGCGGCCGATTTTAACGTTGGAAAAAAGCTGGCCGATTTTATACAGGTCCGCTGTTTCCGTAGAGAGGCCGCATTCTCGGATGCAATCCTTAATGAGCTGAGTCCGGTCGGTTTCATCATAAATAGAAAAATTATGCCGGTATCCCAGGCGGTCGATATGGGAACGGAGAATCTGCACCCCGAAGGCGTGAAAGGTGCTCACCGTAAGGTTTTGCAGCTTTTTTCCTGTCAGTTCCCGGACCCGCTCTTCCATTTCCCGGGCCGCCTTATTGGTAAAGGTTAAAGCAAGGATGGCCGATTGGGGGATACCCTGCTCGAGCATATAGGCAATCCGGTAGGTGATAACCCGGGTTTTCCCTGACCCTGCACCGGCAATAATGAGTACCGGCCCTTCTATGGTCGTTACCGCCCGGATTTGCTGTTCATTCAGTTCCTTTTCAAAATTCAATTTTGTCATAGGTGCTTCTTATATTTTTTTAACAAAGATGGCAAAGGCTGAAATCCCCAGCATGGCCACGGCGGTCACAATACAACCGGCTAGGGCCACGCCGATAATGACCGCCAGGAGGGTCTTTTTTTTATCCAGGCCCAATATCCAGGCGCCGAGGGTGCCGGTCCATGCACCGGTAACCGGCAGGGGGATGGCCACAAAGGCCGCAATGCCGAGCCAGCCCCAGGCTTCCACCTTTTCGTGGACCTTGCCCCGGGCCCGCTCAACAAAGGCATCAAAGACTGTTTTATACCATCCCCAATGGTATAAAAGCCGGTGCCCCGTGGAAAGAAAAATCCAGCAGACCGGAGCAACCAGGGCATTAATACCAACACTGTACAGCAGAGCCAGATACCAGGGCATGCCCTGAGAGAGGGCGAAGGGAATGGCTCCCCGCAGTTCTGATATGGGTAGAAAGGCAAAAAAGGTGGTCCAAAAGAGGGTCTGTGGACTCATAGTGTTTCCTTACATCATAATATAGAGCGTCCCCAGCATAATGGTTACCAGGGTAGTAGGCAAGCCCACCTTCAGGTAGGTCCCGAAGGATATATCAATATCGAACCGTTTTGCGATTTCAGCGACAATCAGGTTGGCCACCGACCCCAGGAGGGTCAGGTTGCCCGCATAGGTGCTTGCCATGGCCAGCACCAGGTAGAATTGTTCCGTATCAGCAAAATACTGGGCCAGGGGCCGCATGAGCATGACCGCGGGTACGTTGGAAATGAGATTGGACAGCACCAGGGTAAAGGCAGAAAGGCCGGCCATGCTCTGGCCGACGAGGGGGAGGGCTTTGGCTACGAACCAGGAGAAGGCAGATGTTTTTGCCACCGCGGCGGTAATAATGAAAAGACCCCCAAAAAAGGCAATGATGGTCCAGTCCAGTTCTGCAAAGACCCGTTCGGGTTTTATCCGGCGGGTGGTGAGGAGCAGGGCTGCGGCGACCATGGCGGCGGCATAGACCGGAGCATCCAGGATGAAGGCAATAATCATAATAAGAATTGCAATAAGGCTCTTATACAGCAAGGGCTTATAAAGGCGCTGGTCTGAGAGGCCTTCCTGAGCAAGATCTGTAACCGTTATTTTTTCATTTCCTGCAAATTCCATTTTAAAAACGATGACCGTCAGAAAGTATGCCACGAGGAGGCCCAGAACAGAAGGAATCGCCAGCCGAGACAGGAAGCGGCCAAAGGGAATGCCGCTCGATGCACCGATCAGCATGTTCTGAGGGTTGCCGATAATGGTTGCCGCCGAGCCTATATTCGCCGAAAGAGCCAGGGCGATGAGGTAGGGAACCGGATCCCGTTTTGCCCGTTTGCAAAGGACCGCCACAAGGGGCGTTAACATGATACAGATGGTATCGTTCAGGAACAGAGCAGAGAGCACCGCCGAGGAAACCATGACCAGGCCGAGCAGTTTCCGGGGCCGGTCCGCAGCCCGGAGCACCAGATTCCCTGCCAGGTCAAAAAAGCCGGAGAACTTCAGGTTGGCCGTAATAATCATCATCGATAGGATGAGAATCAGGGTACTGAGATCGATGGCTCTTGCGGCTTCTTCCGCAGAAATACCACCCAGGGCGATGAGAAAGGCTGCCCCCGCAAAAGCAATGGTAGCCCGGTTCATTTTGAGTCGGGGAAGCCTGCCGATAGCGATTCCAATCAGAGCCAGGAGTATGACCCCATCGACCAGCACAGTCTGGCCCCAATCTTTAAAAATGGTAAGAAATATCATATTCATATTGATGAAATCCTTCGTCTACTCTTACATAGAGCTATTTATCAAAACATCATGGTGAGGCGATTAGCCTGCTTACTCATACCATGTGAGAAGTTTCGCCAGGGCTTTCCCTGCCTTTCCCCGATGGCTGATGCGGTTCTTCTCGTCCTCCGATAATTCTGCCACGGTACAACCTCGTTCTGGAAGATACAGGATCGGGTCATAACCAAAACCGCCGCTGCCCCGGCTTTCCCGGATAATTTCACCCTCCAGGGTTTCCTGCACCACATAAAACCGGTCATGGCTGAAGAGGGCCACCATGGAACAGACAAAGCGGGCCTTCCGGTTTGTCTCATGCTCCAATTCCTTGAGCAGTAAGGCGTTCCGTTCCCAGCTTTCCAGCTTTTTGCCATTGGTGCTTCCATAGCGGGCAGAAAAAACCCCCGGCCGTCCGTCCAGGGCATCTACACAGAGCCCCGAATCATCGGCGATGACCGGTTCATGGACAAGATCATACAGGACCCGGGCCTTGATAAGGGTATTTTCTATAAATGTGCTTCCTGTTTCATCGGGATCAAAAACAAGCCCCGCCGATGCGGGGGTCACTAAAATATGACCTGAAAAAATCTGTTCCAGTTCCCGTTTTTTATGTTCGTTATTGGTAGCTAGCCACAATTTCATAGGCCCATCCTACAACAGGATGCACCCTCACGACAATAAGGGGGGGGAGATGAAACCATATGTTCCAGATAAATAGAATACAGTAGACAATATAGCAACTCTTATTTAAAATCAAAGACAATGCAGTATATAAAAATCATCCCATTAAGTGTATTATTTATTATTTTTGTACATCAATATAGTTTTTCTGTACCCTTAAAAATAATTGGGGTAGGAGATCCCCTTTTGGAAGATTATGTTTTTCTCATCCGTACTTCTGAAGAAAGTGTACTTTCCTTAACACCGCCCCTGTCGAGTGATGAGATATTAAGTAATTTGAAAAAACTCTCTACGGTAAACCGTTCACCAGCATGGTGGGCTGCTTATGAAAGAATACTGCAAGCTCTCTCGGAAACTCCTTTACTAAAAGATGATGTTTGGGGGATGACTATACATCCACAACTGGCCGTAGAAGGACGATGGCGAACGAATGAAAACCTGGATTGGTTGAAACAGGAACAACAGAACCCAGCTCTTTTTACTGTTCCATTAGAATTCTTTTTTGTAGACCGTTTCTATGCTCGGGGGGATCTAATCCTTCGTAATGATCCTTCATTTTATAATGATGATAAAGCCTATGGTACTAATCTTCCTTTGGATATACAAAAGCTCGATGCAAACATGCCTCTCAAGGCCTTTGTATCAGTTGGTGGAATTTGGTGGAATGTTCAGCTTGGCCGGGACCGGTTGTCTTTTGGTAATGGACATAGTGGGAACCTTGCTGTTGCGGATAGCCCCGATTATTATGATTTTGCTCGGTTATCTCTGTTTAGTACCAATTTTAAATATTCCTTATTGGTTACGCAGCTTCCACTGGAAACGACAGATTATTTTTATGCTTCAGGATTTGCACCGACTGATGATATGACTCTCAAAGAGACGAACCAAAGATATCTGTATGTGCACCGTTGGGATTTTCGTTTATGGAAGCAACTATCAATAGGGGTTACTGAGGGTCTTATAGTGGGTAATAGTCCCCTTGAGCTGCGATATTTAAATCCCTTAAATATCTATCATTCTTTTTTTTCCTGGAATGATTATGAGAAATGGAATCAAGAGGGGGATATGAATGGTTCCCTTGTTTCTATAGATGTTGAATGGGCGATGGGCTGGGGTATCAGCTTCTATGGGCAGGCAGTTATGAACCAATTTGCTACACCCTATGAACTTGAGCATTGGCCTGAAGATAACAGTCCCAACGGGCTTGGCTGGCTTGGCGGTGTAGAATATAATCGAGATATAGCTGGTTATAGATCTCAGTTTTATTTGGAAGCTGTATATACTGACCCGTACCTTTATATTTTATCGAGTCCCTTTGCAAGTTTTATCTGGATGCGCCGTCTTTCAGAGCTTACACGTAAAAAACTTCGATATTCCTGGATTGGTTATCCGGAAGGTAGAGATGTTATCCAAGTATCCTTAGGATCAAAGGTGTATAAAGTTCCGTTTGGTTTTAACTGGGTTGTTTCATATTTAGTGCGGGGTGAGCATTCGATTCTATGGGATTGGGAAAAGGGCAGTTCCGCTGTGCAACAGCACAGTCCTTCTGGTGTAGGGGAACATAATTGGCGAATATCTTTTGAATTCCAGTGGCAGGTGATGGATTCTCTTTCATTTAATATATTCAATGCTTGTCAATGGGTACTGAATGTGGATCATCAATCAGGCGTAACGGCCTTTGGTAGTGAATTTGCTATAAGTGCAAAGTATATATTGGGCACCACTAATAACTCTGTTACTTATTAGTGGTGCCTAAGCAAATCCTTTAAGGATTTGCAAATAGCTAAGGTAAACTTCTAAAAACTGAAGTTTTTAGAAGTTCCCTATTGTTCTAAGGAGCCCCTATGAAGAAATTTTTATTGATGATAGTTCTATGGCTTAACGTATTTTTACTGTTCTCTCAGGTTATTCATGACCCTAATGCTCAGCTTTATAAGGATATTGACCATTGGGCAGTCCAAGGTTATATCTCTATGGCGTTACCTCAGATTCGGCCCTATCCAGCCCAGCTGTTAGATGTAATTTTGCAAGAAGTTATTGATCGAGGAAATTCTATAGCCCGTCAGAAAGCTCAATCCTATGCCTCCGCTATTGCGCCGGGGGCTCGGCCTGTACATGTGGGAATTCATGGCACTCTAGTTGGCAAGGATGATGATCTCACCTTATTTGGGGCGCCTACGGTGGATGGAGTGCTTAGGTTTGAAAAATGGCTCACTGGATCTTATGAACTTCAGGTATATGGTTCACTAAGAAAACCAGGTAAAGAGCTTATTGTGCCAGGAACTTATTCACCCTATAGTGACTTTGTGCTTGATTGGTCAAATGTAGGGCCTATCAATATTCTCCAGGATTGGAATTCTACCCTTGCCCTTGGTAGTGACCAACTTTATTTTCAATCCGGATTGAATCGTACCAGTTTCGGTCCTTTTTATGATTCCAGTATCGTTGTGGGTCCCCAGGCTGGACGGGCCGGCCATTACAGTCTCGAGTATCGGCGGGAAAAGTGGAATTTTGGCATTCTTTTTATGGCAATCACGGGAACCGATGATTTTGGCCAGGGGCAATTCCCTGATAAATACCTTATGCTTCATACCTATGATTTTAAACTCTGGCCAGCCTTTGAGTTTGGTTTTTTTGAATCCGTTGTATGGGGCGGTCGGTTTGAACCACTTTATTTCATTCCCTTAAATCAGCTTTTCGCAGCCCAGTCAATGGCAGGATTTTCCGATAATTCCCTCTTTGGTATTCATGCACGCTGGCTTCTCTATCCAGGACTTCAGATTCTGGGCCAAATTTATGTGGATGATTTAAACTTTAATGATCTAGTTCAGTTTAATTTTGATACTAAATATAAACTTGCCGGTCAGGCTGGTATTAATTATATGCCCATCGATAGCTGGCTTCCGGATATTCGCATGGAATATACCGTCGTAATGCCCTACATGTATACCCATGAAACGGGGGATGAAAGTGTTAGATATCAACAAAATTCTCCGAATTATTTTAACTATACCCACCGGGGTAAGAATCTGGGGACTGACCTAGAACCAAACTCAGATCGAATTAAGCTGAGCTTTGCTAAAGCATTGCGCCCCGATCTTAGTTTAACCCTTTCTGGCTATTTTACCCGTCATGGGAATGCTTCTGAAGGAATTGCAGATATGAACCAGACATATCACGATGGTTCCATACTCGATGATGGCCGTACTGATGATAATAAAGCGACCTATCACTACGAAACCCGTTTCCTCACCCAATCGGTGATTGATTACCGTTTGGCAGGGGGCTTGAGTCTTTCCTGGTCTATCCCAACCGCCTTTGGTGTTTTTTGTGCTCAGGCTGACTATGTCCTCGAATATGGCTGGAACCGGGACCTGATTAAAGATGATAACGGCATGATCAATTACTGGGGCCTCAGTGCCTCCTGGCGCTGGTAATTATCATTGTTTTATCGCAAGTTTTTTTATACAAATAGAAACTGAAAAACGGTGACCTTCGGTGGGTACAAGATAGCTGATATCAAGTTTGGGCCCACCGTATATGCTAATAACCGGTATGCTCATTTTATCGTCCCACCGAAGGGTTGCTTCTGAGAGAATTCGCTTTTTCGTATCTTTAGGGGCAATCTCGAAAACACGCTGTTCCATAAGGGTGCCCTTCCGTTCTGTATAGGCTACTTTAAGTGATGCAAGCCATTTTCGACAGAGTGTCAGTGCTGCAGCCAAATCAAGAGCCGGAAAACTAATTTCTAAGTGCTGAGGGTAGAATGCTTCTCTATCCTCGGTACAAAGAGTGGCTTCTACATTGGAGAGAGCTTCTAGGACATCCTGCAAGATTATATCATTCAGCATTGGACTATCATCAGGGCTAGAATCGTCACTAAAGCCATAGACTGCAAGCACCGTTTCTCCGTAAAAGCCCCAGCCAATACGATCCTTCCATGTTGGAGAAGTCCAAAGGGCTTCGGTAATACGGAACAACTTACCTGTAAGGTCCGGTTTTTTTGTCAGAACCTGGTGTAATAACAGGGCTGAAAGATATTCTGGATAGGCACCGCGATAGGATTCACCCAAGCGAACCTTGATATATTGGGGTCTGATCCGTCGTTTCGCTCTGATAAGTTCTGCTATTTGTTTTGCTTTTGTTTGTACCGGATCTCCACTGATTCTGTGTCCTATAAGAAATGACTGTTCTTCGGGAACACGACAGGATCCGCAGCCCATACAATGCCCATCACCTTGGTTCCCGCCAAAGCATAGTTCTGATTTCTGTCGTTCCCGCGCTTTTATATAGGTACGGTATAAGAAAAGATTATTGATAGATGTTTGAACGAACGAAAGAGAAAAGGGATAGTCGTTATTTTTTTCGCCTGTAAAGGGAGATTGGGGACCAAGGTCATCCTTATAGGTTTGATATATCATGTCGTTAAAGGAGCCCCGAATCCCCCCATCGTATAAAATGCCCCTTTCTGCTGCCCGTTCTAGTATTTCTGCAAGCCGATAATCCCCCAGTACCAGAAGCTGATCAACCACATATTCATCCCAATCCATGGCTAGCCGGTACTCAAAGCCGGCACCTTCCACTGCGGTTGCTATGGCTGAGCTAATGGTTTCTAATTTTTTTCGGTCCAGCTCGAGGGGTGCATACCGCAGTGGGGTAAAGGGCATTCTAACCAGGTACCCCGCAGAAAAGAGAAGTCGAGGCCTTGGGCGGTGCTGCTCTGTCAGCTCCTTAAGCCGCTGGCAAAACTGGATGAATTCAGTTATATCAGATTCGGTTTCAAAACCTGAAAGAATATAGAACAACTTAATTTCCCGGGCTTTTTCCTGAAAAAGCCTTTCTATGAGGTGCCATAGATCCTGTGTAGATAAGCCTTTGGCATAGAAGGCCCGCATTCCCTCAGAAATTCCTTCTACACCAATGGTAAAGGCTCGCTTTTCTGCTGATAGTTCACATTCAAGCATACCAGGTGTATTCACAAGAATATCTGCACGCTGGCTCATCATGTTTACCCGGTCAAAGATACGGTTCAGATCT harbors:
- a CDS encoding ribonuclease H-like domain-containing protein, whose protein sequence is MAGNLKARLERIRAQGSSSLKPQVDGSLHWEALDLAHRQKSQYADPVTPATFPPPWVSLDRLVLFRRELIPLEVRAHETGNLSEFFTILCRGLIQAGPGINPQDLLFFDLETTGLSGGAGTVAFLAAFGEFTGASLEIRQYLLLDYPGESLFIEHIEKELTRKPHRVLVSYNGKAFDIPLLRSRFILQGRLLPETDHIDLLPLSRLLWTGLVPSCSQANLEAFVLQKGRQDDIPGALAPQIWFSFLREGPQGEALMNLLSVCHHNLLDIQGLAELFTLLLHIGSRPLEVLETIPFNLDRLALLWPAGDLQLAILHEAARRGSARALFALARLARQDSDWDAYRRYLEQILQVPSSAPGLSASALRLRASIALASFYEWKKGDLEQAEMYTRLALGLLEAAGAERRRAGARGLAPSINMKLEKRLKRILAKRQRSP
- a CDS encoding ATP-dependent helicase, yielding MTKLNFEKELNEQQIRAVTTIEGPVLIIAGAGSGKTRVITYRIAYMLEQGIPQSAILALTFTNKAAREMEERVRELTGKKLQNLTVSTFHAFGVQILRSHIDRLGYRHNFSIYDETDRTQLIKDCIRECGLSTETADLYKIGQLFSNVKIGRYHWGDGANDEYERVYKEYQSSLKVYNAVDFDDLLVLPIQLFEEHPDVLASYRHRYRYIMVDEFQDTSLTQYHMMHLLADRNVCVVGDDDQSIYSWRGANYENILNFERDFPDLVEIKLEQNYRSTSTILEAANGVISHNTNRKDKKLWSGNGGGKPIEIFYPENESDEADFIAQSIRSIMMKEKLKYDDFGVLIRTNSMTRHIEEAFLAENIPYRVSGGTSFFQRKEIKDIISYLRVIANPDDDVNLLRIINTPRRGIGKSSIEHITTHAKQHQTSVWDAMNQLRYAKDTLFPEKGRVDVESFITLIEYFRGEMLGKRGLAKKVRALVDNIDYWSYLVTEYNKNEKAARWKFLNIEHLIQSIETWENDPDNFDPTLFPYLNRISLITRDDDNEEAGKGKVNLMTIHASKGLEFPVVFIAGAEDGLIPHARSLEEGDGNIEEERRLFYVAITRARDKLFITSCRKRRRLQSLAECSHSPFLEEIPQHLVEYHEGEAAIETADEAADYFAQIKSKFA
- a CDS encoding COG2426 family protein, with the translated sequence MSPQTLFWTTFFAFLPISELRGAIPFALSQGMPWYLALLYSVGINALVAPVCWIFLSTGHRLLYHWGWYKTVFDAFVERARGKVHEKVEAWGWLGIAAFVAIPLPVTGAWTGTLGAWILGLDKKKTLLAVIIGVALAGCIVTAVAMLGISAFAIFVKKI
- a CDS encoding anion transporter → MNMIFLTIFKDWGQTVLVDGVILLALIGIAIGRLPRLKMNRATIAFAGAAFLIALGGISAEEAARAIDLSTLILILSMMIITANLKFSGFFDLAGNLVLRAADRPRKLLGLVMVSSAVLSALFLNDTICIMLTPLVAVLCKRAKRDPVPYLIALALSANIGSAATIIGNPQNMLIGASSGIPFGRFLSRLAIPSVLGLLVAYFLTVIVFKMEFAGNEKITVTDLAQEGLSDQRLYKPLLYKSLIAILIMIIAFILDAPVYAAAMVAAALLLTTRRIKPERVFAELDWTIIAFFGGLFIITAAVAKTSAFSWFVAKALPLVGQSMAGLSAFTLVLSNLISNVPAVMLMRPLAQYFADTEQFYLVLAMASTYAGNLTLLGSVANLIVAEIAKRFDIDISFGTYLKVGLPTTLVTIMLGTLYIMM
- the rdgB gene encoding RdgB/HAM1 family non-canonical purine NTP pyrophosphatase; translated protein: MKLWLATNNEHKKRELEQIFSGHILVTPASAGLVFDPDETGSTFIENTLIKARVLYDLVHEPVIADDSGLCVDALDGRPGVFSARYGSTNGKKLESWERNALLLKELEHETNRKARFVCSMVALFSHDRFYVVQETLEGEIIRESRGSGGFGYDPILYLPERGCTVAELSEDEKNRISHRGKAGKALAKLLTWYE
- a CDS encoding capsule assembly Wzi family protein, translated to MQYIKIIPLSVLFIIFVHQYSFSVPLKIIGVGDPLLEDYVFLIRTSEESVLSLTPPLSSDEILSNLKKLSTVNRSPAWWAAYERILQALSETPLLKDDVWGMTIHPQLAVEGRWRTNENLDWLKQEQQNPALFTVPLEFFFVDRFYARGDLILRNDPSFYNDDKAYGTNLPLDIQKLDANMPLKAFVSVGGIWWNVQLGRDRLSFGNGHSGNLAVADSPDYYDFARLSLFSTNFKYSLLVTQLPLETTDYFYASGFAPTDDMTLKETNQRYLYVHRWDFRLWKQLSIGVTEGLIVGNSPLELRYLNPLNIYHSFFSWNDYEKWNQEGDMNGSLVSIDVEWAMGWGISFYGQAVMNQFATPYELEHWPEDNSPNGLGWLGGVEYNRDIAGYRSQFYLEAVYTDPYLYILSSPFASFIWMRRLSELTRKKLRYSWIGYPEGRDVIQVSLGSKVYKVPFGFNWVVSYLVRGEHSILWDWEKGSSAVQQHSPSGVGEHNWRISFEFQWQVMDSLSFNIFNACQWVLNVDHQSGVTAFGSEFAISAKYILGTTNNSVTY
- a CDS encoding radical SAM protein, encoding MGLTDYSPFTAPAQALGWDNPPWDAAEVRILFVRLSPWQDVQRSSPHLFLYSLMRKALGEKAFGDFTFLPSRAERKELDNHEFPWMRGIASGKVAVEFDALLISCSYALELINLPLLLQKSGIPLRASQRASWKNSRWPLIIVGGSNALANQGLIFSDGDSFADGLYFGEAEANPGGKELFSLIAQLREINGSDKRTILEQLEAALPSFWAYGHHLYHPSPGHTLEDSHKNLEFDRLEHQQNYREIHPARSYAFEHPFLPEAYPILNSPEASTARLQISWGCPSFCTFCFEGWERKPYREVPRDRILEMAKNLIRHTGASTLELYSFNFNAHSDILSLLVDLNRIFDRVNMMSQRADILVNTPGMLECELSAEKRAFTIGVEGISEGMRAFYAKGLSTQDLWHLIERLFQEKAREIKLFYILSGFETESDITEFIQFCQRLKELTEQHRPRPRLLFSAGYLVRMPFTPLRYAPLELDRKKLETISSAIATAVEGAGFEYRLAMDWDEYVVDQLLVLGDYRLAEILERAAERGILYDGGIRGSFNDMIYQTYKDDLGPQSPFTGEKNNDYPFSLSFVQTSINNLFLYRTYIKARERQKSELCFGGNQGDGHCMGCGSCRVPEEQSFLIGHRISGDPVQTKAKQIAELIRAKRRIRPQYIKVRLGESYRGAYPEYLSALLLHQVLTKKPDLTGKLFRITEALWTSPTWKDRIGWGFYGETVLAVYGFSDDSSPDDSPMLNDIILQDVLEALSNVEATLCTEDREAFYPQHLEISFPALDLAAALTLCRKWLASLKVAYTERKGTLMEQRVFEIAPKDTKKRILSEATLRWDDKMSIPVISIYGGPKLDISYLVPTEGHRFSVSICIKKLAIKQ